In a genomic window of Bradyrhizobium ontarionense:
- the dksA gene encoding RNA polymerase-binding protein DksA — MNERQREYFRAKLLAWKEEILRESKLTLQALQEENVNHPDLADRASSETDRAIELRARDRQRKLISKIDAALQRIEDNTYGYCEETGEPISLKRLEARPIATLSVEAQERHEKREKVYRDE, encoded by the coding sequence ATGAACGAACGCCAGCGCGAGTATTTTCGCGCCAAGCTGCTGGCATGGAAGGAGGAGATACTGCGCGAATCGAAGCTCACCCTGCAGGCTCTGCAGGAGGAGAACGTGAACCATCCCGACCTCGCCGATCGCGCGTCGTCGGAAACCGACCGGGCTATCGAGCTTCGCGCCCGTGACCGGCAGCGCAAGCTGATCTCCAAGATCGACGCGGCGCTCCAGCGCATCGAAGACAACACCTACGGCTATTGCGAGGAGACCGGTGAGCCGATTTCGCTGAAGCGGCTCGAAGCCCGTCCCATCGCGACGCTGTCGGTCGAGGCGCAGGAACGCCACGAGAAACGCGAGAAGGTCTATCGCGACGAGTAG
- a CDS encoding NAD(P)-dependent oxidoreductase, producing the protein MKIAVAGASGRAGSRITAELASRGHQVTGIARNPDKIVKHANVTAVKGDANDRAELARLWAGHDVAISAIHFLASDAETLIGAAKDSGVSRYLVVGGAGSLEVAPGVQLVTTPAFPAQYKAEAEKGGAFLDRLRQEKELNWTFLSPSALIDFGTRTGKFRLGTDQLLVDAEGKSFISFEDFAVAMVDEIERPAHQRARFTVGY; encoded by the coding sequence ATGAAGATCGCCGTCGCCGGCGCGTCCGGCCGCGCTGGGTCCCGTATTACCGCCGAGCTGGCCAGCCGTGGCCATCAGGTGACCGGCATCGCCCGGAACCCCGACAAGATCGTCAAACACGCCAACGTCACGGCGGTGAAAGGTGACGCCAATGACCGTGCCGAGCTGGCCAGGTTATGGGCCGGCCACGACGTCGCCATCAGCGCGATCCACTTCCTCGCCAGCGATGCCGAGACCCTGATCGGCGCTGCCAAGGATTCGGGCGTATCACGTTACCTTGTCGTCGGCGGCGCCGGTTCGCTGGAGGTCGCGCCGGGCGTGCAGCTGGTCACGACGCCGGCCTTTCCCGCGCAGTACAAGGCCGAAGCCGAGAAGGGCGGGGCGTTCCTGGACCGTCTGCGCCAGGAAAAGGAGCTCAACTGGACCTTCCTGTCGCCCTCGGCCCTGATCGATTTCGGCACCCGGACCGGTAAGTTCCGCCTCGGAACGGACCAGCTGCTGGTCGATGCCGAGGGCAAGAGCTTCATCTCGTTCGAGGACTTCGCAGTCGCGATGGTCGACGAAATCGAGCGTCCGGCGCATCAACGGGCCCGTTTCACGGTCGGCTACTGA